In the Sandaracinus amylolyticus genome, GGAGCGCGACGAGCGCAGGCGCGCCGACGACGAGGTGCTCGACGCGACCGGCATCCGCACGCTCCGCCGCGCGCCGGTGTTCGTCACTCCGCCCGCGCTCCTGCCCGGCACCGAGCCCGACGCGCCGAGCCCGCGCGAGCTGCGCGAAGCGCGCAAGTGCTACGTGTGCAAGGCCGAGTTCACGCGCGTCCACGCGTTCTACGACCAGATGTGCGAGCCCTGCGCGGAGCTCAACTGGCACAAGCGCAACCAGACCGCGGACCTGCGCGGGCGCGTTGCGCTGGTCACCGGAGCGCGCGTGAAGATCGGCTATCACGCCGCGATCAAGCTGCTGCGCGCCGGTGCGCACGTCGTCGTCACCACGCGCTTCCCGCGCGATGCCGCGGCCCGCTACGCGCGCGAGGACGACTTCGAGCAGTGGCGTGATCGCCTCGAGGTGCACGGCCTCGATCTGCGCCACACCCCGAGCGTCGAAGCGTTCTGCGCGCGCATGCTCGAGACGCTCCCGCGCCTCGACTTCATCCTCAACAACGCGTGCCAGACGGTGCGCCGTCCTGCGGGCTTCTATCGCCACCTGATGGAGCTCGAGGGCGCCGGGCACGATGCGGTCGCCGCGCCGGCGCGCGCGCTGCTCGCGTCGTGGGAAGAGCATCGCAAGGCGCGCCACGACACGCTGGTGAAGGAGCGCACCGAGCTCGTGCGCGACGTGGGCCTCGTCGATCCCGCGGCGCTCTCCCAGCTCGAATTGCTCCCCGAGGATCGCGGCCAGGATCTCGCGCTCTTTCCCGCGGCGAAGCTCGATGCGGATCTCCAGCAGGTCGATCTGCGCGGTCGCAACTCGTGGCGCCTCACGCTCGCCGAGGTCTCGAGCGTCGAGCTGCTCGAGGTGCAGCTCGTGAACGCCGTCGCGCCTTTCGTGCTCAACGCGCGCCTGAAGCCGCTGATGCTGCGCGTGCCCACGCGCGACAAGCACGTCGTCAACGTGAGCGCGATGGAGGGGCAGTTCTATCGCGATCACAAGACCGACAAGCACCCGCACACGAACATGGCGAAGGCCGCGCTCAACATGATGACGCGCACGTCCGCCGCCGATTACGTGAAGGACGGGATCCACATGAACAGCGTCGACACCGGGTGGATCACCGACGAGGACCCGCTGGAGATCGCGTCGAAGAAGGTCGAGGAGCACGGCTTCCATCCGCCGCTCGACGTGGTCGACGGAGCCGCGCGCATCGTCGATCCGATCTTCGACGGAGTGAATCGCGGCGAGCACGTGTGGGGGCTCTTCCTCAAGGACTACAAGCCCATCCCGTGGTGACCCGCAGGCCGGGAAATGCTGTCGCACTCGATCGCGCCCAGGTTCGTGGGATGCGCGTGCGAAGGTCTTTCCCGTTGTTCCTGGTGATCGCGGCGGCGTCCGGTTGCTACACATCGCACGACGGGCTCACGGCCCCACCGCGTGACGGAGGGCCCGCGCTCGACGCGGGGATGGTCACGATCGCCGACGCTGCGATGCCGCGGCGCGACGCAGCGGCGGCGCGCGACGCAGGCGCGGTCGTGTGCGATGGCCCGCTGCCGCCCTTCGAGGGGCCCACCTGCGGCCGCGAGACGATCGAGTGCCTGAGCGACTGCACGACGCCCGACTGCACCGAAGGCTGCTTCGCCGGGGACCCCGCGTGCCCCCGCTGCCTCAACGATGCAGTGGTGCGCTGCGCCAACACGATGGGCTGCCAGTCCGACTGGTCGGAGTTCGCGTGCTGCGCCGTCGCATCGGGCGCGTGCGCAGGGCGACGCGGGATCGACCTGCTCCAGTGCGGCGCGCCGGTGTGCCCCGACGAGCTCGAGCGCCTCGGTGCGTGCGTGACCGAGGTGATCGACATGTCGCCCGAGTGCGAGGCCGCCGCCGACGAAGCCTGCGTGCGTTGAGCGAGCCGCGTCGGTTGCCGCGCGCTGCGCGCCGCACCATGAATCCGCGCCTGTGATGGACATCCGGCTGCGCATCGAAGAGATCGTCTCGAACAACTCCGTCGTGCTCTTCATGAAGGGCACGCGCAGCGCGCCGCGCTGTGGGTTCTCGTCGCGCGTGGTCGACGTGCTCGACGAGCTGCTCGAGGACTACCTGACGGTCGACGTGCTCGCCGACGAGGCGATCCGCGAGGGCATCAAGGAGTACGGGCAGTGGCCGACCATCCCGCAGCTCTACGTGCGCGGGAAGCTCGTCGGCGGCGCGGACATCATCGCCGAGATGATGCGCGCGGGTGAGCTCGCGCCGATGCTCGGCGTCGAGGGACCGATCGAGACCGAGATCCCCGAGGTGCACGTGAGCGACGCGGCCGTCGCGGCGTTCCGGCAGTACGCGGGCGTGCAGAAGCCCGACGTGCGGCTCGCGATCGATCGTGCGTTCGACGCGGAGCTCGACATCGAGGCGCCGCGCGAGGACGACCTCGTGATCGACCTCGTGACGATCCGGCTCTCGATGGATCGCGCGAGCGCGCGCCGCGCCGACGGAGTGGCGATCGACTTCGTGAGCGGCCCCGGCGCGACCGGCTTCCGCATCACGAACCCCGCGGCGCCGCCGAAGGTGAAGAGCATGAGCGTGGAGCAGCTCGACCAGATGCGTCGCGCCGGCAAGCCGCACCTGCTCGTCGACGTGCGCACGCCCGAGGAGCGCGCGATCGCGGAGATCGAGGGGAGCGAGCTGCTCGACGAGGATCTGCGCGCGAAGCTCGCCGATCTCGATCGCGCGACGACGCTGGTCCTCTACTGCCACCACGGCGTGCGCTCGCGCGCGGCGGCCGAGCACTGCGTGCGCATGGGGTTCCGCGACGTGTGGAACGTCGAGGGCGGGATCGAGGCGTGGTCGACGCGCGTCGACCCGAAGGTCGCGCGTTATTAATCGCGCGGCTCGCGCGGCGGCTTAAGCGGCGACGATCGCTCGATGCGCGCAGGTTCGCGCGCATGCAGTACCGTGCTCTCGTCCTCGCGCTCGCGTCGTCGCTCGCTGCGTGTGCCGAGCCCGAGCCTCCGGTGTGTGGTGGCGCGATCGTCGAGCCACTGACGCTCGCGGCCGGTGGGCGCGCCGAGATCGTGATCCCACCGCGGTCGCGGAGATCGCGATCACCGCCGGCGTCGAGGCATGGCGCGACGGCGATCGCGTGATCGTGCGCGCTGGTTACGCCGCGACCGACGCCGCGCTCACGCCGCGCTGCGATCACGGCGCGCTCGAGGTGCCGGCACCCCGGGTCGCGTCGACGAGCCAGGCGCGGATCGGCGCGAGCGCGGGCGGGCCTTCGAGCTCGATCGCGCCGCCGCGCGCGGTGATCAGCGCGAGCAGCGCGTGATAGTGCGCGACGAGCGGCGCGAGCAGCGTGTGCGAAGGACCGGGCGCGAGCGCAGCGAGCCCACGCGCAGCGCGCGCGAGCCAGAGCGCCGCGTCGTCGTGACGACCCGCCGCGAGCTCGGTCGCGCCCAGATCCATCGCGAGCGTCGCCGCATCGCTCGGCTCGGCATGCTCCAGCGCCGCGCGATAGCGCGACCGCGCGAGGTCGAACGCACCGCCCTGGCGCGCGAGGTTGCCGTCGTAGCCGTCGAGCACCGCACGCAGGTGCCGCACGCCGTGATCGTCTCGGCGCCATCCGCGAGCACCAGCGCCTCCGAGGGCCGCTGTCCCTGCGCTCGCTCGGCGAGCTCGAGCAGGCTCCGCGCGGTGATCTCGAGCTCGTGCTGCGCGCTCACGTCCAGACGACGTGCCCAGCCGCGGTGCGTCACGCAAGCGCGATCAGCGCCGAACGAGCTTCACCGCATCGGTGGCCCAGATCGCCCACGCGACGAGCACCGCCTGGATCGGCAGCCGCGCCCAGAGCGCCCATCGCGGCGCGTCGATCGCAGGCGTGTCGTCGAACACCATGTAGACGTTCGCGGGGAACACCGCGATCAGCAGCGCGACGAGCCCCCATCCCGCGTAGGGCCGCAGCCGCGGGACGAGCGTCGCGATGCCGAGCGCGATCTCCGCGATGCCCGAGATCCACACCAGCACGCGCGGCGCGGGGAGAAAGGGCGGCACCATCGCGGTGAACGTCGGCTCGATCACGAAGTGCATCACGCCGGCGCTCACGAAGCTCACCGCGAGGAGCACGAGCATCACGCCACGCATCGCGGCGGAGGATAGGGCATCACGAGCCGTTTTTTGGACGCGCTCAGCTGGAGTGCTCGCCGGCGGAGGGCCGCACGGGAGCGTGCGGCGCACGCGGACGGAAGGGCCCTTCGCGGGCGAGCCGTTTTTTGGACACGACCTTCGTCCTCCTCGACAACCGGCGCAGGAGGACTCGTCATGCAGAGCGCCCGCCACTCGCGTCCCTCGTTCCCGCACCCCGGCGCCGGAGAGCGCGCGCGACTGCGGATCGCCGGCGTGGATCGTCCGATCGTGACGACGGTGGCGCGGCGCCGCGACGATGCGCTCGTCGTGGTGCAGGAGCTGCCCTTCCTGCGCGTCGGCAGCGAGGTGCGCGACGACGACGGACGGCTCGCGCGCATCGTGCGCGTCGCGGTCGACGTGTCGCGCGATCAGGTGCCGCGCCTCGTGCTCGAGCTCGCGTACGAGTCGGAGGACGAGGACCACGAGGGCGGCAGTGGCGTCGTCGAGATCGCGCTCGATCGTGATCGCGACGAGAGCCGCGAGGCGCGCCGGATGCGCGATGCGACGGTCGGGTACGAGCAGCAGCGCCCCGAGCCCACGGCCTCGCGCGGTGTGATGCGCCCGGTGCGATCGGCGGAGGACACGCTCCTGTTCGCGACGGACGCGAGCGCGCCGCGCGACGAGCGTCCTTCGACGCCGGCGCACCTCGCGCGGCGTGGCACCGAGCTCGAGCTCTCGCTGCGCGCGCTGTTCATGCGCATCGAGGCCGCGGTCGACGCGTTCACGCGCGGTCTCGCGCAGGCGTTCGTCGCGCTGCGCACCGATCCGTGAGCGCCACGCTCGCGTGGATCGCCGATCACGGCGTCGATGCGCGCACTGCGCTGGCGCGAGGTGCAGGCACGACGCGCGCGGATGGCGTCTCGCTCTACGGTGCGATCGCGAGCGACGACGCGCTCGTGCTCGGTCGATGGCAGCGCGGTGACGGGCTGCGTCGTGCGACCGGGGGGCCGAGCGCGCGCATCGGTCCGGGCGTGCTCTATCTCGCGCTCGGTCTGCCGCAGCCTGCGGCGCTCATGGAGTGCCCGCCGGACCGCATCCTGAACCGCAACGTGCGCGGCTTCCTCGGCGGGCTCACCACGCTCGCGGGCGAGCCGGTGCTCTACTTCGGTCGCGATTGGCTCAGCCGCGGCAAGACGCCGATCGCGCTGATCGGATGGCATCGTGATCTCGAAGGTCGCGTGCTGATCGAGGCGTTCGTGTCGATCGGCGCGCCCTTCGCGCCGCCCCGTGACTTCGCGGCGGTGAGCCCGCGAAGCAGCAAACAGAGCCGCGGGCACGCGCCGGGATCGATCGAGCCCGGTGATCCCGACGTGATGATCGAGGCGATCGCGCGTGGTCACGCGACGCGCTTCCCGGGCACGACGATCACACGCGCGAGCGCCCTCCCGACCGCGCTCGAGCCCCCGCCGCCGCGCGACGGCGTCGTGTCGTGGAGCGCGCCGGTCGAGGTGCCGGTCGGCATCGTCGAAGCGGGCGTCACGCTCGACGACGAAGGGCGCCTCGCGCGGGTCCGCCTCGCGGGCGACTTCTTCGCCGACGAGCGCGCGATCACCGCGCTCGAGACCGACCTGATCGGGATCGCGCCCGAGGAGCACGCGATCGGACGGACGATCGATCACGTGCTCGGACCGGGGCGCGGCGTCATCGAGGGCGTGACCTCGCTGCGCACGCTGCAGGGCGCGCTGCTCGACGCGTCGCGACGCTGATCACAGCCGCACGCGCCACTCGGTGCCGCGCGGCGTGTCGCGCACGTCGATTCCGCACGCGTCGAGCTCCGCGCGTACGGCGTCCGCCTCGTCCCATGCGCGCCGGGCGCGCGCGGCGTCGCGCGACTCGATGCGTGCGTCGATCGTGCGCGCATCGAGCCCGCGCGAAGGGAGCACCTTGCGGCGCACCTCGTCGTGGAAGGACTCGGCCGTCGACGTCAGCAGGCCGAGCGCGCGCTTCACGACGTCGAGCGCGTCGAGCGCGACCCGCGCGATGGGCCCGCCTCGCTTCACCGCGCGCGGTAGCGTCGTGAGGCGCTGCAGCGCGCGCGCGAGCTCGATCGTGCAGGCGAGCGCGCGCGGCGTGTGGAAGTCGTCGTCGAGCGCCTCGATCACACGCCCCTCGAAAGTGCGCGCGAGCTCGAGCGTCTCGCGCGCATCGGTCCCGAGCTCCGCTGCGGCGCGATCGGGATCGCCGTCGCCGCCGAGCGCGCTCGCGGTCTCGATCGCCGCGTAGAGCCGCGCGAGCTGCGAGAGCGCGTCGTCGATCGTGCGCTCGTCCCACGCGAGCGGCGATCGATAGTGCGCGCGCAGATAGGTGAAGCGCAGCGCCTCCGCGGGCACGCGCGCCAGCACCTCGCGGATCGTCGCGCCGTTGCCCTCGCTGCGCGCGATCTTCGCGCCGCTCGACGTGGTGAGCAGCCCGTTGTGCATCCAGTGCCCCGCGTAGGGCGCGCCATGCACGCACTCCGACTGCACGATCTCGTTCTCGTGATGAGGGAACACGAGATCGAGCCCGCCGCCGTGGATGTCGAGCGCGTCACCGAGCGTCTCGTGCGCCATCGCCGAGCACTCGATGTGCCACCCCGGACGACCACGTCCGAACGGCGCGCTCCAGCTCGGCTCGCCGGGACGCGCCGCCTTCCACAGCGCGAAGTCGCGCCGATCGCGCTTGCCGCTCTCGACGTCGGCGCTCGTCTCGATCGCGTCGCCGCGACGGTTCGAGAGCGCGCCGTACGCGGGCGCCGACGCGACCGAGAACCACACGTCGCCGCTCGGCGCGACGTAGGCGTGACCGCGTGTGATCAGCGCCTCGATCAACGCGACGATCGCGTCGATGCTCTCGGTGACGCGCGGCGCGGCGTCGGGCACCACGAGCCCGAGCGCGTGCATGTCCTCGTCGAACGCGTGCACGAAGCGCGACGCGCGCGCGAGGGGGTCTTCGCCGTGATGTTGCGCGCGGCGGATGATCTTGTCGTCGACGTCGGTGTGGTTGCGGACGTAGGTCACGTCCCAACCGCCGTGGCGCAGGTAGCGGACGAACGCGTCGAACACGACCATCGCGCGCGCGTGCCCGACGTGCGCGTGGTCGTAGGTGGTCATGCCGCAGACGTAAAGCCCGACGTGCCCGGGGCGGCGCGGCGTGAAGGGGACGATCGATCGACGGAGCGTGTCGTAGACGCGGAACGGACGTGCCAAGGCGCACCTCTTCTTCGGTGAAGGGGAGAAGGACCGAAGACGCGCCTCGAGCCGACGGATCTCGCTATCGAGAGCTCGGCCCGAGGCGCTCGGTACACGCGCACGCACCGCAGCACGAGCTGCAGCGGGCGAACCGAACGATGGGCCGATCACGATCGATCACGATGACGTGCACGGTGACACGCGCGACATGACCTCGCACGTCATGGAGCGCGCCGCGCGACGGCCGCACGTTCTCTCTCGTCGAAGGAGGAGTGACGATGACGAACGTCGAAGCCCTGGTGCGCGACTACCTCGAGACCTGGAACGAGACCGATCCCGCGCGTCGCCGCGCGCTCTTCGAGCGCGTCTACGCGGCCGATGCGGTCTACGTCGATCCCCACGTCGCGGCCGAGGGCCGCGAGCAGATCGAGCAGTTCGTGAGCGCGGTGCAGGCGCGGTATCCCGGCGTGCGCTTCACGCTGCACGGCGCGGTCGACGCGCACCACGATCAGGCGCGCTTCACCTGGCACGCCGCGCCCGCCGGGGCGCGCGAGCCGGTCGCGATCGGGTTCGACGTCGTGGTCACCGAGCAGGGCCGCATGAAGAAGGTCTACGGCTTCCTCGACAAGCAGCCCGGCTGATCTGCGTCCCCAATCTCGGACTGCGACGGATTCCTCCATCGTTCCGCACACTCGAGGCGGTCGGAGAGAGGGTGGTCGCAGTCCGAGAGAGGGTGGTCGCAGTCCGAGAGAGGGTGGTCGCGATCGGAGTCGAGGGTGGTCGCGATCGGAGTCGAGGGTGGTCGCGATCGCAGAGAGGGTGGTCGCGATCGGAGATGCGGGTCGGGGCGATCGCAGATGCGGGTCGGGCCGATCGGAGATGCGGGTGGTCGCGATCGCAGAGAAGGTGGTCGCGCTCGGAGACGAGGGTCGCGCCGCGCACGAAGAGGGTCGGGGCGCGCCCGAAGAAGGTCGGGGCTCGCCTCGGCTTCACTTCGGCGCGACGCGCTCCGCGTCGCAGCTCATCGCCATCGACTCGGCGGTGTTCGCGACGTTCGCGAGGCACGCCTCCTCGTTGCCCTCGGGGATCCACGCCTCGAAGCGCATCAGGTAGTCGGTGCCGGCGCTGCGCTCGAGTTGCTGCGCGTCCATGCGCACGATGTTCGCGCCGAGCTCGCCGAACGCCTCGCACAGGCGCGCCATGAGGCCGGGACGATCGTTGCCGCGCACGCGCACGACGTGGGTCGCTTTGCCCGTCGCGGTCGGCGCGCGGCCGAGCTCGAACGGCTTCACCTGGATCTCGCCCGACTTCAGCGCGGGCAGCGCGGCGAGCGCCTTGCGGATCGCGTCGGCCGTCTGGTGATCGGGCATCGCGCAGACGCACACGAGCTCGGCCTGCTCGCCGAGAAGACCGAACGACGCGTCGCCGAGATCACCGCCGAGCTCGAAGAGACGGCCGGCGACGGCAGCGAGGAGGCCGCGGTCGTCGCGGCACGCGATGGAGATACGGACGTGATGGGTCATCGATGGTTCCCCCGAGACCGCACGATACCGCGTTCGTGCGCCCGAACGTCAGGGAGCGCTCACGCCGCGGCGCAGGCCGAAGATGAGCGACCTCACCGAGGACGCCTCGGGCTCGTGCACCCGCGCCGCGAGCAGCGCGCACGACGCGCGCGCCAGCGCCGACACCGCGAAGAGCGGGCGCAGGTCCCCGCCCGCGTTCGCCGCGAGCCAGTCGGCGCCCACGCCCGCCATCAACGACGACACGCCGAACCCGAGGCCCGACGCCATCGCGAAGAGCGCGAGGTAGTACGAGCGCCGCTTCGCCGGCGCGATGCCGAGCGGAAGGTCGAACGACGCCACGCCGTGACCGCCCCACCAGAGCCCGGAGAGCATGGCGTCGATCGCGAGCGGCCACACGCGATCGGGCGAGGTGAACACCCAGATCGCCGGCATCATCGAGATGCCGAACGAGCACACCGCGAGCACCGGTCGCGCGCCCCAGCGGTCCACCGCGCGTCCCCAGAGCGGCGCGGTGAACACCCGCGTCAATGCGATCGCGATCGCGTGCGCCGCGAGCAGGAAGAACCCGCCCTGCAGTGTGCGCAGCACGTGCAGCGAGAAGAACGCCGCGGCGGGCGCGACCGCCGCGCCCCAGAGCAGCTGGTAGACGAAGAGCCCGTGGGCCCGGGGATCGCGCAGCGCCTCGACGTAGGCGCGCGGATCGGGACGCGTCCTCGGCACGCGACCGAGCGGATCGACCTGCTGCGCGAGCAGGCCCGCCGAGACGAGGCCGGTCGCGCAGAGCAGCGCCGCGATGCCTGGCAGCGTGATCTCGCGAGGCACCTCGCTTTCGAGCAAGAGCGCGCACGCCAGCGACGCGAGCGCGGCGCCGCCGGTGACGAACACCGTGCGCGCGCCGAAGAAGCGCCCGCGCAGCGTGGGTGGCACCACGTCGCCCATCCACGCGCCCCACGCGTTCTGGCCGATCACCTGCAGCGTCGCCGAGAACGCGGCGACCGCGATCAGCAGGAGCGCGGCCCCGCCGCGATCGAGCCCGAGCAGCGGGAGCGCGGCCATCGGCGCCCA is a window encoding:
- a CDS encoding SDR family NAD(P)-dependent oxidoreductase, which codes for MSDEAAKDARAEIDACIATLERIVEDRGLLAEVDEETRQRLVKAAGLVCRPDRAALRKMAKAFRRKERDERRRADDEVLDATGIRTLRRAPVFVTPPALLPGTEPDAPSPRELREARKCYVCKAEFTRVHAFYDQMCEPCAELNWHKRNQTADLRGRVALVTGARVKIGYHAAIKLLRAGAHVVVTTRFPRDAAARYAREDDFEQWRDRLEVHGLDLRHTPSVEAFCARMLETLPRLDFILNNACQTVRRPAGFYRHLMELEGAGHDAVAAPARALLASWEEHRKARHDTLVKERTELVRDVGLVDPAALSQLELLPEDRGQDLALFPAAKLDADLQQVDLRGRNSWRLTLAEVSSVELLEVQLVNAVAPFVLNARLKPLMLRVPTRDKHVVNVSAMEGQFYRDHKTDKHPHTNMAKAALNMMTRTSAADYVKDGIHMNSVDTGWITDEDPLEIASKKVEEHGFHPPLDVVDGAARIVDPIFDGVNRGEHVWGLFLKDYKPIPW
- the grxD gene encoding Grx4 family monothiol glutaredoxin: MDIRLRIEEIVSNNSVVLFMKGTRSAPRCGFSSRVVDVLDELLEDYLTVDVLADEAIREGIKEYGQWPTIPQLYVRGKLVGGADIIAEMMRAGELAPMLGVEGPIETEIPEVHVSDAAVAAFRQYAGVQKPDVRLAIDRAFDAELDIEAPREDDLVIDLVTIRLSMDRASARRADGVAIDFVSGPGATGFRITNPAAPPKVKSMSVEQLDQMRRAGKPHLLVDVRTPEERAIAEIEGSELLDEDLRAKLADLDRATTLVLYCHHGVRSRAAAEHCVRMGFRDVWNVEGGIEAWSTRVDPKVARY
- a CDS encoding DoxX family protein encodes the protein MRGVMLVLLAVSFVSAGVMHFVIEPTFTAMVPPFLPAPRVLVWISGIAEIALGIATLVPRLRPYAGWGLVALLIAVFPANVYMVFDDTPAIDAPRWALWARLPIQAVLVAWAIWATDAVKLVRR
- the cysS gene encoding cysteine--tRNA ligase translates to MARPFRVYDTLRRSIVPFTPRRPGHVGLYVCGMTTYDHAHVGHARAMVVFDAFVRYLRHGGWDVTYVRNHTDVDDKIIRRAQHHGEDPLARASRFVHAFDEDMHALGLVVPDAAPRVTESIDAIVALIEALITRGHAYVAPSGDVWFSVASAPAYGALSNRRGDAIETSADVESGKRDRRDFALWKAARPGEPSWSAPFGRGRPGWHIECSAMAHETLGDALDIHGGGLDLVFPHHENEIVQSECVHGAPYAGHWMHNGLLTTSSGAKIARSEGNGATIREVLARVPAEALRFTYLRAHYRSPLAWDERTIDDALSQLARLYAAIETASALGGDGDPDRAAAELGTDARETLELARTFEGRVIEALDDDFHTPRALACTIELARALQRLTTLPRAVKRGGPIARVALDALDVVKRALGLLTSTAESFHDEVRRKVLPSRGLDARTIDARIESRDAARARRAWDEADAVRAELDACGIDVRDTPRGTEWRVRL
- a CDS encoding nuclear transport factor 2 family protein, whose translation is MTNVEALVRDYLETWNETDPARRRALFERVYAADAVYVDPHVAAEGREQIEQFVSAVQARYPGVRFTLHGAVDAHHDQARFTWHAAPAGAREPVAIGFDVVVTEQGRMKKVYGFLDKQPG
- a CDS encoding glycine cleavage system protein R, translating into MTHHVRISIACRDDRGLLAAVAGRLFELGGDLGDASFGLLGEQAELVCVCAMPDHQTADAIRKALAALPALKSGEIQVKPFELGRAPTATGKATHVVRVRGNDRPGLMARLCEAFGELGANIVRMDAQQLERSAGTDYLMRFEAWIPEGNEEACLANVANTAESMAMSCDAERVAPK
- a CDS encoding MFS transporter, producing the protein MLEGGVSETWNAFATGAVLTAWALHLGADPITIAILQSLSTGAQVLHGPAGFLTEWVGRKRLAIVAMTGARLAWAPMAALPLLGLDRGGAALLLIAVAAFSATLQVIGQNAWGAWMGDVVPPTLRGRFFGARTVFVTGGAALASLACALLLESEVPREITLPGIAALLCATGLVSAGLLAQQVDPLGRVPRTRPDPRAYVEALRDPRAHGLFVYQLLWGAAVAPAAAFFSLHVLRTLQGGFFLLAAHAIAIALTRVFTAPLWGRAVDRWGARPVLAVCSFGISMMPAIWVFTSPDRVWPLAIDAMLSGLWWGGHGVASFDLPLGIAPAKRRSYYLALFAMASGLGFGVSSLMAGVGADWLAANAGGDLRPLFAVSALARASCALLAARVHEPEASSVRSLIFGLRRGVSAP